One part of the Prionailurus bengalensis isolate Pbe53 chromosome B2, Fcat_Pben_1.1_paternal_pri, whole genome shotgun sequence genome encodes these proteins:
- the TJAP1 gene encoding tight junction-associated protein 1 isoform X1, whose translation MTSAAPAKKPYRKAPPEHRELRLEVPGSRLEQEEPLTDAERMKLLQQENEELRRRLASATRRTEALERELEIGQDCLELELGQSREELDKFKDKFRRLQNSYTASQRTNQELEDKLHTLASLSHSWIFAIKKAEMDRKTLDWEIVELTNKLLDAKNTINKLEELNERYRLDCNLAVQLLKCNKSHFRNHKFADLPCELQDMVRKHLHSGQEAASPGPAPSLMPGAVVPTSVIARVLEKPESLLLNSAQSGSAGRPLAEDVFVHVDMSGGGPGDPASPPAPGSPTSQPNGECRSLGTAGGSPEEELPLPAFEKLSPYPTPSPPHPLYPGRKVIEFSEDKVRIPRNSPLPNCTYATRQAISLSLVEEGGERARPSPVPSSPASAQTSPRHEPSPVAPALSAPASSASSEEDLLASWQRAFVDRTPPPAAVAQRTAFGRDALPDLQRHFALSPADRDEEVLAPSSPPGESGLLLPTEADSGLPREEEEELNLPISPEEERQSLLPGDNGTDQGPVTSHTDGRAWALPSSSRPQRSPKRMGVHHLHRKDSLTQAQEQGNLLN comes from the exons GAGCCCCTGACCGATGCAGAGAGGATGAA GCTGTTGCAGCAGGAGAACGAGGAGCTCCGCCGGCGCCTGGCCTCAGCCACCAGGCGCACCGAGGCCCTGGAGCGCGAGCTGGAGATCGGGCAGGACTGCTTGGAGCTGGAGCTGGGCCAGAGCCGCGAGGAGCTGGACAAATTTAAGGACAAGTTCCGCAG GCTTCAGAACAGCTACACGGCTTCCCAGAGGACCAACCAGGAGCTGGAGGACAAGCTGCACACACTG GCCTCTCTTAGCCACAGCTGGATCTTTGCA ATCAAGAAAGCGGAGATGGACAGGAAGACGCTGGACTGGGAGATCGTGGAGCTGACCAACAAGCTGCTGGACGCCAAGAACACCATCAACAAGCTGGAGGAGCTCAAT GAGCGGTACCGGCTGGACTGCAACCTGGCTGTGCAGCTCCTCAAGTGCAACAAGTCCCACTTCCGCAACCACAAGTTCGCCGAT CTGCCCTGTGAGCTACAGGACATGGTTCGGAAACATCTGCACAGTGGTCAAGAGGCTGCCAGCCCGGGCCCCGCCCCTAGCCTGATGCCAGGGGCTGTGGTACCCACCTCGGTCATTGCCCGGGTGTTAGAGAAGCCAGAGTCTCTACTGCTCAACTCAGCCCAGTCAGGCAGTGCCGGGCGCCCCTTGGCCGAGGATGTCTTTGTGCACGTGGACATGAGTGGGGGGGGCCCGGGTGACCCAGCcagtcccccagcccctggcagccccACCTCACAACCCAATGGGGAATGCCGCTCCCTGGGCACTGCTGGGGGCTCCCCAGAGGAGGAGTTGCCCCTGCCAGCCTTTGAGAAGCTgagcccctaccccaccccatctccaccACACCCGCTGTATCCTGGCCGCAAGGTAATCGAGTTCTCTGAGGATAAGGTGCGAATCCCCCGCAACAGCCCCCTGCCCAACTGCACTTATGCCACCCGCCAGGCCATTTCCCTGAGCCTGGTGGAGGAGGGCGGTGAGCGAGCCCGCCCCAGCCCAGTGCCCAGCAGCCCTGCCTCAGCCCAGACCTCCCCCCGCCACGAGCCCAGCCCTGTCGCCCCAGCACTCAGTGCCCCGGCCAGCTCTGCCAGCTCTGAGGAGGACCTGCTAGCCAGCTGGCAGCGAGCATTTGTGGACCGCACTCCACCCCCAGCCGCCGTGGCCCAGCGCACAGCCTTTGGACGTGATGCCCTCCCTGACCTGCAGCGCCACTTTGCTCTTAGCCCCGCTGACAGAGATGAGGAGGTTCTGGCGCCTTCTTCCCCACCTGGTGAGAGTGGGCTTTTGCTGCCAACAGAAGCTGATTCTGGCCttcccagggaggaggaagaagagctgAACCTGCCCATCAGCCCTGAGGAAGAGCGCCAGAGTCTGCTGCCCGGTGATAATGGCACAGATCAGGGGCCTGTCACTTCCCACACTGACGGCAGGGCCTGGGCACTCCCCAGCTCCAGCCGTCCCCAGCGCAGCCCCAAGAGGATGGGGGTGCACCACCTTCACCGCAAGGACAGCCTGACCCAGGCCCAAGAGCAGGGCAACCTGCTCAACtag
- the TJAP1 gene encoding tight junction-associated protein 1 isoform X2 — protein MTSAAPAKKPYRKAPPEHRELRLEVPGSRLEQEEPLTDAERMKLLQQENEELRRRLASATRRTEALERELEIGQDCLELELGQSREELDKFKDKFRRLQNSYTASQRTNQELEDKLHTLIKKAEMDRKTLDWEIVELTNKLLDAKNTINKLEELNERYRLDCNLAVQLLKCNKSHFRNHKFADLPCELQDMVRKHLHSGQEAASPGPAPSLMPGAVVPTSVIARVLEKPESLLLNSAQSGSAGRPLAEDVFVHVDMSGGGPGDPASPPAPGSPTSQPNGECRSLGTAGGSPEEELPLPAFEKLSPYPTPSPPHPLYPGRKVIEFSEDKVRIPRNSPLPNCTYATRQAISLSLVEEGGERARPSPVPSSPASAQTSPRHEPSPVAPALSAPASSASSEEDLLASWQRAFVDRTPPPAAVAQRTAFGRDALPDLQRHFALSPADRDEEVLAPSSPPGESGLLLPTEADSGLPREEEEELNLPISPEEERQSLLPGDNGTDQGPVTSHTDGRAWALPSSSRPQRSPKRMGVHHLHRKDSLTQAQEQGNLLN, from the exons GAGCCCCTGACCGATGCAGAGAGGATGAA GCTGTTGCAGCAGGAGAACGAGGAGCTCCGCCGGCGCCTGGCCTCAGCCACCAGGCGCACCGAGGCCCTGGAGCGCGAGCTGGAGATCGGGCAGGACTGCTTGGAGCTGGAGCTGGGCCAGAGCCGCGAGGAGCTGGACAAATTTAAGGACAAGTTCCGCAG GCTTCAGAACAGCTACACGGCTTCCCAGAGGACCAACCAGGAGCTGGAGGACAAGCTGCACACACTG ATCAAGAAAGCGGAGATGGACAGGAAGACGCTGGACTGGGAGATCGTGGAGCTGACCAACAAGCTGCTGGACGCCAAGAACACCATCAACAAGCTGGAGGAGCTCAAT GAGCGGTACCGGCTGGACTGCAACCTGGCTGTGCAGCTCCTCAAGTGCAACAAGTCCCACTTCCGCAACCACAAGTTCGCCGAT CTGCCCTGTGAGCTACAGGACATGGTTCGGAAACATCTGCACAGTGGTCAAGAGGCTGCCAGCCCGGGCCCCGCCCCTAGCCTGATGCCAGGGGCTGTGGTACCCACCTCGGTCATTGCCCGGGTGTTAGAGAAGCCAGAGTCTCTACTGCTCAACTCAGCCCAGTCAGGCAGTGCCGGGCGCCCCTTGGCCGAGGATGTCTTTGTGCACGTGGACATGAGTGGGGGGGGCCCGGGTGACCCAGCcagtcccccagcccctggcagccccACCTCACAACCCAATGGGGAATGCCGCTCCCTGGGCACTGCTGGGGGCTCCCCAGAGGAGGAGTTGCCCCTGCCAGCCTTTGAGAAGCTgagcccctaccccaccccatctccaccACACCCGCTGTATCCTGGCCGCAAGGTAATCGAGTTCTCTGAGGATAAGGTGCGAATCCCCCGCAACAGCCCCCTGCCCAACTGCACTTATGCCACCCGCCAGGCCATTTCCCTGAGCCTGGTGGAGGAGGGCGGTGAGCGAGCCCGCCCCAGCCCAGTGCCCAGCAGCCCTGCCTCAGCCCAGACCTCCCCCCGCCACGAGCCCAGCCCTGTCGCCCCAGCACTCAGTGCCCCGGCCAGCTCTGCCAGCTCTGAGGAGGACCTGCTAGCCAGCTGGCAGCGAGCATTTGTGGACCGCACTCCACCCCCAGCCGCCGTGGCCCAGCGCACAGCCTTTGGACGTGATGCCCTCCCTGACCTGCAGCGCCACTTTGCTCTTAGCCCCGCTGACAGAGATGAGGAGGTTCTGGCGCCTTCTTCCCCACCTGGTGAGAGTGGGCTTTTGCTGCCAACAGAAGCTGATTCTGGCCttcccagggaggaggaagaagagctgAACCTGCCCATCAGCCCTGAGGAAGAGCGCCAGAGTCTGCTGCCCGGTGATAATGGCACAGATCAGGGGCCTGTCACTTCCCACACTGACGGCAGGGCCTGGGCACTCCCCAGCTCCAGCCGTCCCCAGCGCAGCCCCAAGAGGATGGGGGTGCACCACCTTCACCGCAAGGACAGCCTGACCCAGGCCCAAGAGCAGGGCAACCTGCTCAACtag
- the LRRC73 gene encoding leucine-rich repeat-containing protein 73: MLPSSIQISGEPLSGAEVRDICRGLRDNAVRLLSLRGCRLCDRDFGRICRALAGATSLAQLNLNLGVVSSPSRIKQLAEALRTNRSIQSLFLHGSPLTDAGLALLNPALALHPALVALDLGDCMLGDEAINLICGLLPPDGAKSGLKELTLSANPGITPKGWSRLAIAVAHSSQVRVLNLDYNPLGDHVAGMLAVAVASSRTLEVLDLEGTGLTNQSAQTLLDMVENYPTALRSLVLAENSISPELQQQICDLLSEGEEEEEVAGGAGDTQERERGREPAAHQRSSSSWMCPSDPSSQMVLMTSGLGDSLLAETEM; the protein is encoded by the exons ATGCTGCCCAGCTCCATCCAGATTTCGGGGGAACCGCTGTCAGGCGCCGAGGTGCGGGACATCTGCCGCGGCCTGCGCGACAACGCCGTGCGCCTGCTCTCACTGCGCGGCTGCCGCCTCTGCGACCGCGACTTCGGCCGCATCTGCCGGGCCCTGGCCGGGGCCACGTCCCTGGCGCAGCTCAACCTTAACCTAGGCGTCGTGTCCAGTCCCAGCCGCATCAAGCAGCTGGCAGAGGCGCTGCGGACCAACCGCTCCATCCAGTCCCTCTT CCTACATGGGAGTCCCCTGACAGATGCAGGGCTGGCCTTGCTGAACCCAGCCCTGGCCCTCCACCCTGCCCTTGTGGCTCTGGACCTGGGGGACTGCATGCTGGGTGATGAAGCCATCAACCTCATCTGTGGCCTCCTCCCCCCAGATGGAGCCAAGTCAG GCTTGAAGGAGCTAACGCTGAGTGCCAACCCTGGCATCACCCCTAAGGGCTGGAGCCGCCTCGCGATTGCTGTGGCCCACAGCTCCCAGGTCCGCGTCCTCAATCTGGACTACAACCCCCTGG GTGACCATGTGGCAGGGATGCTGGCTGTAGCTGTGGCCTCCAGCCGCACCTTAGAAGTCCTAGACTTGGAGGGCACAGGGCTCACCAACCAGTCAGCTCAG ACCCTGCTGGACATGGTAGAAAATTACCCCACGGCTTTGCGGAGCCTGGTGTTGGCTGAGAACAGCATTAGCCCAGAGCTGCAGCAACAGATCTGTGACCTCCTctcagagggagaggaggaggaggaggtggcggGAGGGGCTGGCGACACCCAGGAACGAGAGAGAGGGCGGGAGCCTGCTGCCCACCAGAGGAGCAGCAGCTCCTGGATGTGCCCCAGTG ATCCCAGCTCTCAGATGGTGCTCATGACTTCAGGACTCGGTGACAGTCTGTTGGCTGAGACCGAGATGTGA
- the YIPF3 gene encoding protein YIPF3 isoform X4 has product MATTAAPAGGARSGAGPEWGGFEENIQGGGSAVIDMENMDDTSGSSFEDMGELHQRLREEEVDADAAAAEEEDGEFLGMKGFKGQLSRQVADQMWQAGKRQASRAFSLYANIDILRPYFDVEPAQVRSRLLESMIPIKMVNFPQKIAGELYGPLMLVFTLVAILLHGMKTSDTIIREGTLMGTAIGTCFGYWLGVSSFIYFLAYLCNAQITMLQMLALLGYGLFGHCIVLFITYNIHLHALFYLFWLLVGGLSTLRMGSWTRWRAPTSRLCRGSPETSLPRSLLLGFLPPCSMPQPRLLWQDDGGTAQTTLKAVTEPGTCP; this is encoded by the exons GGTGGAGGCTCAGCTGTGATTGACATGGAGAACATGGATGATACCTCAGGCTCCAGCTTCGAGGACATGGGTGAGTTGCATCAGCGCCTGCGCGAGGAAGAAGTAGATGCCGATGCAGCTGCAGCGGAAGAGGAGGATGGGGAGTTCCTGGGCATGAAGGGCTTCAAGGGACAGCTGAGCCGGCAGGTGGCTGATCAG ATGTGGCAGGCAGGGAAGAGACAAGCCTCCAGGGCCTTCAGCTTGTACGCCAACATCGACATCCTGAGACCCTACTTTGATGTGGAGCCTGCCCAGGTGCGAAGCAG gCTCCTGGAGTCCATGATCCCTATCAAGATGGTCAACTTCCCCCAG AAAATCGCAGGTGAACTCTATGGACCTCTCATGCTGGTCTTCACGCTGGTTGCCATCCTCCTCCATGGGATGAAGACATCTGACACCATTATT CGGGAGGGCACCCTGATGGGTACAGCCATTGGCACCTGCTTCGGCTACTGGCTGGGTGTCTCGTCTTTCATTTACTTCCTCGCCTACCTGTGCAACGCCCAGATCACCATGCTCCAGATGCTGGCATTGCTG GGCTATGGCCTCTTTGGGCACTGCATTGTCCTGTTCATCACCTATAACATCCACCTCCATGCCCTTTTCTACCTCTTCTGGTTGCTGGTGGGTGGACTGTCTACTCTACGCATG GGATCCTGGACACGCTGGAGGGCCCCAACATCCCGCCTATGCAGAGGGTCCCCAGAGACATCCCTGCCGCGCTCCCTGCTGCTAGGCTTCCTGCCACCGTGCTCAATGCCACAGCCAAGGCTGTTATG GCAGGATGATGGTGGGACAGCCCAGACTACATTGAAAGCAGTGACTGAACCTGGAACCTGCCCCTGA
- the YIPF3 gene encoding protein YIPF3 isoform X1, which yields MATTAAPAGGARSGAGPEWGGFEENIQGGGSAVIDMENMDDTSGSSFEDMGELHQRLREEEVDADAAAAEEEDGEFLGMKGFKGQLSRQVADQMWQAGKRQASRAFSLYANIDILRPYFDVEPAQVRSRLLESMIPIKMVNFPQKIAGELYGPLMLVFTLVAILLHGMKTSDTIIREGTLMGTAIGTCFGYWLGVSSFIYFLAYLCNAQITMLQMLALLGYGLFGHCIVLFITYNIHLHALFYLFWLLVGGLSTLRMVAVLVSRTVGPTQRLLLCGTLAALHMLFLLYLHFAYHKVVEGILDTLEGPNIPPMQRVPRDIPAALPAARLPATVLNATAKAVMDDGGTAQTTLKAVTEPGTCP from the exons GGTGGAGGCTCAGCTGTGATTGACATGGAGAACATGGATGATACCTCAGGCTCCAGCTTCGAGGACATGGGTGAGTTGCATCAGCGCCTGCGCGAGGAAGAAGTAGATGCCGATGCAGCTGCAGCGGAAGAGGAGGATGGGGAGTTCCTGGGCATGAAGGGCTTCAAGGGACAGCTGAGCCGGCAGGTGGCTGATCAG ATGTGGCAGGCAGGGAAGAGACAAGCCTCCAGGGCCTTCAGCTTGTACGCCAACATCGACATCCTGAGACCCTACTTTGATGTGGAGCCTGCCCAGGTGCGAAGCAG gCTCCTGGAGTCCATGATCCCTATCAAGATGGTCAACTTCCCCCAG AAAATCGCAGGTGAACTCTATGGACCTCTCATGCTGGTCTTCACGCTGGTTGCCATCCTCCTCCATGGGATGAAGACATCTGACACCATTATT CGGGAGGGCACCCTGATGGGTACAGCCATTGGCACCTGCTTCGGCTACTGGCTGGGTGTCTCGTCTTTCATTTACTTCCTCGCCTACCTGTGCAACGCCCAGATCACCATGCTCCAGATGCTGGCATTGCTG GGCTATGGCCTCTTTGGGCACTGCATTGTCCTGTTCATCACCTATAACATCCACCTCCATGCCCTTTTCTACCTCTTCTGGTTGCTGGTGGGTGGACTGTCTACTCTACGCATG GTGGCAGTGTTGGTGTCACGGACTGTGGGCCCCACACAGCGGCTGCTCCTCTGTGGCACCCTGGCCGCCCTACACATGCTTTTCCTGCTCTATCTGCATTTTGCCTACCACAAGGTGGTAGAGG GGATCCTGGACACGCTGGAGGGCCCCAACATCCCGCCTATGCAGAGGGTCCCCAGAGACATCCCTGCCGCGCTCCCTGCTGCTAGGCTTCCTGCCACCGTGCTCAATGCCACAGCCAAGGCTGTTATG GATGATGGTGGGACAGCCCAGACTACATTGAAAGCAGTGACTGAACCTGGAACCTGCCCCTGA
- the YIPF3 gene encoding protein YIPF3 isoform X5 encodes MATTAAPAGGARSGAGPEWGGFEENIQGGGSAVIDMENMDDTSGSSFEDMGELHQRLREEEVDADAAAAEEEDGEFLGMKGFKGQLSRQVADQMWQAGKRQASRAFSLYANIDILRPYFDVEPAQVRSRLLESMIPIKMVNFPQKIAGELYGPLMLVFTLVAILLHGMKTSDTIIREGTLMGTAIGTCFGYWLGVSSFIYFLAYLCNAQITMLQMLALLGYGLFGHCIVLFITYNIHLHALFYLFWLLVGGLSTLRMGSWTRWRAPTSRLCRGSPETSLPRSLLLGFLPPCSMPQPRLLWMMVGQPRLH; translated from the exons GGTGGAGGCTCAGCTGTGATTGACATGGAGAACATGGATGATACCTCAGGCTCCAGCTTCGAGGACATGGGTGAGTTGCATCAGCGCCTGCGCGAGGAAGAAGTAGATGCCGATGCAGCTGCAGCGGAAGAGGAGGATGGGGAGTTCCTGGGCATGAAGGGCTTCAAGGGACAGCTGAGCCGGCAGGTGGCTGATCAG ATGTGGCAGGCAGGGAAGAGACAAGCCTCCAGGGCCTTCAGCTTGTACGCCAACATCGACATCCTGAGACCCTACTTTGATGTGGAGCCTGCCCAGGTGCGAAGCAG gCTCCTGGAGTCCATGATCCCTATCAAGATGGTCAACTTCCCCCAG AAAATCGCAGGTGAACTCTATGGACCTCTCATGCTGGTCTTCACGCTGGTTGCCATCCTCCTCCATGGGATGAAGACATCTGACACCATTATT CGGGAGGGCACCCTGATGGGTACAGCCATTGGCACCTGCTTCGGCTACTGGCTGGGTGTCTCGTCTTTCATTTACTTCCTCGCCTACCTGTGCAACGCCCAGATCACCATGCTCCAGATGCTGGCATTGCTG GGCTATGGCCTCTTTGGGCACTGCATTGTCCTGTTCATCACCTATAACATCCACCTCCATGCCCTTTTCTACCTCTTCTGGTTGCTGGTGGGTGGACTGTCTACTCTACGCATG GGATCCTGGACACGCTGGAGGGCCCCAACATCCCGCCTATGCAGAGGGTCCCCAGAGACATCCCTGCCGCGCTCCCTGCTGCTAGGCTTCCTGCCACCGTGCTCAATGCCACAGCCAAGGCTGTTATG GATGATGGTGGGACAGCCCAGACTACATTGA
- the YIPF3 gene encoding protein YIPF3 isoform X3 — MATTAAPAGGARSGAGPEWGGFEENIQGGGSAVIDMENMDDTSGSSFEDMGELHQRLREEEVDADAAAAEEEDGEFLGMKGFKGQLSRQVADQMWQAGKRQASRAFSLYANIDILRPYFDVEPAQVRSRLLESMIPIKMVNFPQKIAGELYGPLMLVFTLVAILLHGMKTSDTIIREGTLMGTAIGTCFGYWLGVSSFIYFLAYLCNAQITMLQMLALLGYGLFGHCIVLFITYNIHLHALFYLFWLLVGGLSTLRMVAVLVSRTVGPTQRLLLCGTLAALHMLFLLYLHFAYHKVVEGILDTLEGPNIPPMQRVPRDIPAALPAARLPATVLNATAKAVMAG; from the exons GGTGGAGGCTCAGCTGTGATTGACATGGAGAACATGGATGATACCTCAGGCTCCAGCTTCGAGGACATGGGTGAGTTGCATCAGCGCCTGCGCGAGGAAGAAGTAGATGCCGATGCAGCTGCAGCGGAAGAGGAGGATGGGGAGTTCCTGGGCATGAAGGGCTTCAAGGGACAGCTGAGCCGGCAGGTGGCTGATCAG ATGTGGCAGGCAGGGAAGAGACAAGCCTCCAGGGCCTTCAGCTTGTACGCCAACATCGACATCCTGAGACCCTACTTTGATGTGGAGCCTGCCCAGGTGCGAAGCAG gCTCCTGGAGTCCATGATCCCTATCAAGATGGTCAACTTCCCCCAG AAAATCGCAGGTGAACTCTATGGACCTCTCATGCTGGTCTTCACGCTGGTTGCCATCCTCCTCCATGGGATGAAGACATCTGACACCATTATT CGGGAGGGCACCCTGATGGGTACAGCCATTGGCACCTGCTTCGGCTACTGGCTGGGTGTCTCGTCTTTCATTTACTTCCTCGCCTACCTGTGCAACGCCCAGATCACCATGCTCCAGATGCTGGCATTGCTG GGCTATGGCCTCTTTGGGCACTGCATTGTCCTGTTCATCACCTATAACATCCACCTCCATGCCCTTTTCTACCTCTTCTGGTTGCTGGTGGGTGGACTGTCTACTCTACGCATG GTGGCAGTGTTGGTGTCACGGACTGTGGGCCCCACACAGCGGCTGCTCCTCTGTGGCACCCTGGCCGCCCTACACATGCTTTTCCTGCTCTATCTGCATTTTGCCTACCACAAGGTGGTAGAGG GGATCCTGGACACGCTGGAGGGCCCCAACATCCCGCCTATGCAGAGGGTCCCCAGAGACATCCCTGCCGCGCTCCCTGCTGCTAGGCTTCCTGCCACCGTGCTCAATGCCACAGCCAAGGCTGTTATG GCAGGATGA
- the YIPF3 gene encoding protein YIPF3 isoform X2 gives MATTAAPAGGARSGAGPEWGGFEENIQGGGSAVIDMENMDDTSGSSFEDMGELHQRLREEEVDADAAAAEEEDGEFLGMKGFKGQLSRQVADQMWQAGKRQASRAFSLYANIDILRPYFDVEPAQVRSRLLESMIPIKMVNFPQKIAGELYGPLMLVFTLVAILLHGMKTSDTIIREGTLMGTAIGTCFGYWLGVSSFIYFLAYLCNAQITMLQMLALLGYGLFGHCIVLFITYNIHLHALFYLFWLLVGGLSTLRMVAVLVSRTVGPTQRLLLCGTLAALHMLFLLYLHFAYHKVVEGILDTLEGPNIPPMQRVPRDIPAALPAARLPATVLNATAKAVMVTLQSH, from the exons GGTGGAGGCTCAGCTGTGATTGACATGGAGAACATGGATGATACCTCAGGCTCCAGCTTCGAGGACATGGGTGAGTTGCATCAGCGCCTGCGCGAGGAAGAAGTAGATGCCGATGCAGCTGCAGCGGAAGAGGAGGATGGGGAGTTCCTGGGCATGAAGGGCTTCAAGGGACAGCTGAGCCGGCAGGTGGCTGATCAG ATGTGGCAGGCAGGGAAGAGACAAGCCTCCAGGGCCTTCAGCTTGTACGCCAACATCGACATCCTGAGACCCTACTTTGATGTGGAGCCTGCCCAGGTGCGAAGCAG gCTCCTGGAGTCCATGATCCCTATCAAGATGGTCAACTTCCCCCAG AAAATCGCAGGTGAACTCTATGGACCTCTCATGCTGGTCTTCACGCTGGTTGCCATCCTCCTCCATGGGATGAAGACATCTGACACCATTATT CGGGAGGGCACCCTGATGGGTACAGCCATTGGCACCTGCTTCGGCTACTGGCTGGGTGTCTCGTCTTTCATTTACTTCCTCGCCTACCTGTGCAACGCCCAGATCACCATGCTCCAGATGCTGGCATTGCTG GGCTATGGCCTCTTTGGGCACTGCATTGTCCTGTTCATCACCTATAACATCCACCTCCATGCCCTTTTCTACCTCTTCTGGTTGCTGGTGGGTGGACTGTCTACTCTACGCATG GTGGCAGTGTTGGTGTCACGGACTGTGGGCCCCACACAGCGGCTGCTCCTCTGTGGCACCCTGGCCGCCCTACACATGCTTTTCCTGCTCTATCTGCATTTTGCCTACCACAAGGTGGTAGAGG GGATCCTGGACACGCTGGAGGGCCCCAACATCCCGCCTATGCAGAGGGTCCCCAGAGACATCCCTGCCGCGCTCCCTGCTGCTAGGCTTCCTGCCACCGTGCTCAATGCCACAGCCAAGGCTGTTATGGTGACCCTGCAGTCACACTGA